CGGCAGGTTGGGGCGGAGGGTTACGCCCAAGGCATCTTCCAGGGAAGCGGCCACCAGCAAGGCGGGGGAACGGGCCAACAGGCGGTGGACGGCCAAGGCCGCCCCTTCCAGGGAAGACCCTTCCGCGAGTCCCGTCCAGGAGCGCAGACGATCGGAAGCGGCCTGGCTGGCCAAAGGATCGG
The Fibrobacterota bacterium genome window above contains:
- a CDS encoding 4-alpha-glucanotransferase; amino-acid sequence: DPLASQAASDRLRSWTGLAEGSSLEGAALAVHRLLARSPALLVAASLEDALGVTLRPNLPGTIRERPNWRLPLPKMLEELEKDPEAMALAAALARGPRPR